The following are encoded together in the Desulfovibrio sp. JC022 genome:
- a CDS encoding SPOR domain-containing protein → MAAPRKKKKAAPGQEKTFTFTFTMPEVIGLCAGAVAALCAFFVLGILLGRGYQPEKDMPEIAMMLPSQSNASGEVKGGVLKPEELDYIDQLKKKPEPAVKPEEPKKEIAAKAEKKATAAKKADPAKAEKPAVKVAKKVAEVKQAEPEPPVEIDNPEEVDAPKYNYVYQAASFGDDARAQSFADKLIVNGLDSYVEPGKSGTRTWYRVFVRHTGTADSTKKMKKMLAKFGIKKPLLKSKKAI, encoded by the coding sequence ATGGCTGCACCCAGAAAAAAGAAGAAGGCCGCTCCCGGTCAGGAAAAGACATTCACCTTTACCTTCACCATGCCCGAAGTCATCGGGCTGTGTGCCGGGGCTGTTGCAGCCCTGTGCGCCTTCTTTGTGCTGGGAATACTGCTGGGCCGAGGGTATCAGCCTGAAAAGGATATGCCCGAAATCGCCATGATGCTGCCCAGCCAGAGCAATGCTTCCGGTGAGGTTAAAGGCGGCGTGCTCAAGCCTGAAGAGCTGGACTATATCGACCAGCTCAAGAAAAAGCCCGAACCTGCTGTAAAACCGGAAGAGCCGAAAAAGGAAATTGCTGCCAAAGCTGAAAAGAAAGCCACTGCGGCAAAGAAAGCCGACCCCGCAAAAGCAGAAAAACCCGCGGTAAAAGTTGCGAAAAAAGTTGCTGAAGTTAAGCAGGCCGAGCCGGAACCTCCGGTGGAAATCGATAACCCGGAAGAAGTGGATGCGCCCAAATACAACTATGTGTATCAGGCCGCATCATTCGGCGATGACGCAAGGGCGCAGTCCTTTGCGGACAAGCTTATTGTCAACGGACTCGATTCCTACGTTGAACCCGGAAAAAGCGGAACCCGCACATGGTACCGGGTCTTTGTCCGCCATACCGGAACAGCAGATTCTACCAAAAAAATGAAAAAAATGCTCGCCAAGTTCGGCATCAAGAAGCCGCTCTTGAAAAGCAAGAAAGCGATTTAA
- a CDS encoding YitT family protein produces MDTEFDAVINRFQKMSYTIPWNLFLLTFGGFIAAIAIKAIIIPNSFLPSGISGLGLLFYYIFPQLSSGLWIFLLNIPVFLIGWFFISKKFFFYSFYGLISLSFFIELVPWAIPFSDKWLAVLAGGVVLGIGSGISLRSLGCSGGIGILLVLAREKLGIKPGQFSMGFNVVVLGVGTFWLNLDDVLYSLAMIYVASAAIDGVQRLFNQRKLVLVITTFPEDVAGAIMAKMGRGTTLLNAKGGYTGKEKTVIMTVVDSFRIKRLESTVFTIDPAAFVIIESTFSVLGKGFSVPR; encoded by the coding sequence TTGGATACTGAATTTGATGCAGTAATCAACCGTTTTCAGAAAATGAGTTACACCATTCCATGGAACCTTTTTCTGCTTACTTTCGGTGGATTCATTGCTGCCATAGCCATAAAAGCAATAATAATTCCGAACTCTTTTCTGCCCAGCGGGATTTCCGGCCTGGGGCTGCTGTTCTATTATATTTTCCCACAGCTCAGTTCCGGGCTATGGATTTTCCTGCTTAATATCCCGGTATTCCTGATCGGCTGGTTTTTTATTAGCAAAAAATTCTTTTTCTATAGTTTTTACGGCCTGATCTCGCTTAGTTTTTTTATCGAACTTGTACCTTGGGCAATTCCGTTTTCCGATAAATGGCTGGCAGTGCTTGCCGGGGGAGTTGTGCTGGGCATAGGCTCCGGGATTTCTCTGCGCTCACTAGGTTGCAGCGGTGGGATCGGGATTCTGCTGGTGCTGGCCCGCGAAAAGCTGGGCATCAAGCCCGGGCAGTTTTCCATGGGATTCAATGTCGTTGTGCTGGGAGTAGGTACATTCTGGCTCAATCTCGATGATGTTCTTTATTCACTGGCAATGATATACGTAGCTTCAGCCGCCATTGACGGGGTGCAGCGTCTGTTCAACCAGCGTAAACTGGTCCTTGTCATCACCACTTTTCCTGAAGATGTTGCCGGGGCGATTATGGCCAAGATGGGCAGGGGGACCACCTTGCTTAATGCCAAGGGCGGCTACACAGGCAAAGAAAAAACTGTGATCATGACTGTTGTGGATTCTTTCAGGATCAAGCGTCTTGAGTCCACTGTATTCACCATTGACCCGGCGGCTTTTGTCATAATCGAATCAACCTTCAGCGTTCTCGGAAAAGGTTTTTCCGTGCCGAGGTAG
- the argS gene encoding arginine--tRNA ligase: protein MKAKQHLENVLGSILEAKGWEWPEKAVIEPPKDKKFGDMSANIAMMLSKQARMNPRAIAETIQSELAGDKYVEKVDIAGPGFLNFTFSNSFWQDLVPEVLTKGEEYGRSEIGKGTKIQVEYVSANPTGPLHIGHGRGAALGDCLVRILEFTGYDVEAEYYVNDAGRQMLILGTSIWVRLQQSQGRDIAQPEDFYKGEYIKDLAAEVLERNPGILDMSEDEAIAICREYGKDEILEGIKKDLAAFDVRHDVWFSEKSLVSVGKVEETFADLKKRGMAYEKDGALWFKSTELGDDKDRVLRKSNGDLTYFASDIAYHDDKYKRGFDIVVDIWGADHHGYVPRMQAAVEALGKKGQLDVILVQLVNLLRGGEQIAMSTRAGKFETLEDVVNEVGRDASRFMFLSRKSDSHLDFDLELVKQKTMDNPVYYVQYAHARICSVMRKAADQGIKVPAMDAAPLSALANAEELNLMKLMDQFADVAENAGKNMSPHVISYYLRDLASALHRFYSMHHILSAEEDVIAARLVLLQAVARTLANGLSLLGVSAPESM, encoded by the coding sequence ATGAAAGCTAAACAACACCTTGAAAACGTTCTCGGTTCCATTCTCGAAGCCAAGGGCTGGGAATGGCCGGAAAAGGCCGTTATCGAGCCTCCCAAAGACAAAAAATTCGGCGACATGTCCGCAAACATCGCCATGATGCTCTCCAAGCAGGCCAGAATGAATCCCCGCGCCATTGCGGAGACTATCCAGTCCGAGCTGGCTGGAGATAAATACGTTGAAAAAGTTGATATCGCCGGACCGGGCTTTCTCAACTTCACTTTTTCCAATTCCTTCTGGCAGGATCTCGTTCCCGAAGTTCTGACTAAAGGCGAAGAGTACGGCCGCAGTGAAATCGGCAAAGGCACCAAGATTCAGGTGGAATACGTTTCCGCCAACCCCACCGGACCGCTGCATATCGGTCACGGTCGCGGTGCCGCCCTCGGCGACTGCCTCGTGCGCATCCTTGAGTTTACCGGCTATGATGTTGAAGCAGAATACTACGTCAACGATGCCGGCCGCCAGATGCTCATTCTCGGCACCTCTATCTGGGTCCGCTTGCAGCAGTCTCAGGGCCGCGACATTGCCCAACCCGAAGATTTCTACAAAGGTGAATACATCAAAGATCTCGCCGCTGAAGTACTGGAACGCAATCCCGGTATTCTCGACATGAGTGAAGACGAGGCCATCGCCATCTGCCGCGAGTACGGTAAAGATGAAATTCTTGAAGGTATCAAGAAAGACCTCGCTGCCTTTGATGTACGCCATGATGTATGGTTCTCCGAAAAGAGCCTCGTTTCCGTAGGTAAGGTTGAAGAAACCTTTGCCGACCTAAAAAAACGCGGCATGGCTTACGAAAAAGACGGCGCGCTCTGGTTCAAATCCACCGAACTGGGTGACGACAAGGACCGCGTACTGCGCAAGTCCAACGGAGACCTGACCTATTTCGCTTCCGACATCGCCTACCACGATGACAAATACAAACGCGGCTTCGACATTGTAGTCGACATCTGGGGTGCAGACCACCACGGTTATGTTCCCCGCATGCAGGCTGCTGTGGAAGCCCTCGGCAAAAAAGGACAGCTTGATGTAATCCTCGTACAGCTGGTCAACCTGCTGCGCGGCGGTGAACAGATCGCCATGTCCACCCGTGCCGGTAAATTTGAAACCCTTGAAGACGTGGTGAACGAAGTGGGCCGCGACGCATCCCGCTTCATGTTCCTCTCACGCAAGAGCGACAGCCATCTCGACTTCGACCTTGAGCTGGTCAAGCAAAAGACCATGGACAACCCGGTCTACTACGTACAGTACGCCCACGCGCGTATCTGCTCCGTAATGCGCAAGGCAGCGGATCAGGGCATCAAAGTTCCCGCCATGGACGCGGCCCCCCTTTCCGCCCTGGCCAACGCGGAAGAACTGAACCTCATGAAACTCATGGATCAGTTCGCCGATGTTGCTGAAAACGCAGGCAAGAACATGAGCCCGCACGTGATCAGCTACTACCTGCGCGACCTTGCCAGTGCGCTGCACAGATTCTACTCCATGCACCACATCCTTTCCGCTGAGGAAGATGTGATCGCCGCAAGACTGGTTCTGTTGCAGGCTGTTGCAAGAACCCTTGCCAACGGCCTGAGCCTGCTTGGCGTTTCCGCTCCTGAAAGCATGTAA
- a CDS encoding S-adenosyl-l-methionine hydroxide adenosyltransferase family protein, with the protein MSRTIALLTDFGLDDPYVGQMKGVLAAQAPDSRIIDVSHGVEPFCISQGAFFLSAAMDHFPKDTVFITVIDPGVGSARRIIAAEFGEQIVLAPDNGVLELAETRFPGTMIVTDLSETAAKIHSSATFHGRDIFAPLAASIASGTSLESLGPKLPLREMVRTGINKPLWLEDGVKATILHKDRFGNLVLNIPDTQSLPERMCIPKEQLLSGNDASCVKRVCCYSELEAGATGLLAGSQGYYELALNRGAASEMLGLEPGALAYI; encoded by the coding sequence ATGAGCAGAACTATCGCGCTTTTAACTGATTTCGGACTGGATGATCCATACGTAGGGCAGATGAAAGGGGTGCTGGCTGCTCAGGCCCCGGATTCCCGCATCATAGATGTCAGCCACGGTGTGGAGCCGTTCTGCATTTCGCAGGGGGCGTTTTTCCTTTCCGCTGCTATGGACCATTTTCCAAAGGATACGGTTTTCATCACCGTGATCGATCCCGGCGTGGGCAGTGCGCGCAGGATCATCGCTGCCGAGTTCGGGGAGCAGATTGTGCTTGCTCCCGATAACGGGGTGCTTGAACTTGCGGAGACCCGTTTTCCCGGAACCATGATTGTTACTGATTTAAGCGAGACCGCAGCCAAGATTCACAGTTCCGCCACTTTTCATGGCCGCGATATTTTTGCACCCCTTGCCGCGTCCATCGCAAGCGGAACTTCCCTTGAGTCCCTGGGACCCAAACTACCGTTGCGCGAGATGGTGCGTACCGGAATCAATAAGCCTCTCTGGCTGGAAGACGGCGTTAAAGCCACCATCCTGCACAAGGACCGTTTCGGTAATCTGGTGCTCAATATCCCCGACACCCAGTCCCTGCCGGAACGTATGTGCATCCCCAAAGAGCAGCTTCTTTCGGGCAATGATGCCAGCTGTGTAAAGCGGGTTTGCTGTTATTCCGAACTTGAGGCCGGAGCCACCGGGCTGCTGGCCGGAAGCCAAGGCTACTACGAACTGGCTTTGAATCGCGGCGCAGCATCAGAAATGTTAGGGCTTGAGCCGGGGGCTTTGGCTTATATTTAA